The Pirellulales bacterium genomic interval GGGCCGATGTTCGTGAACCCGGTACACGGCAAATGCCTGTTGATATTGAAAACCGGCTACGTCCGCGAACCGAATAACAGGTATTACATCACCTGCCGGCTCGACACGTTTATACAATTGAAGAACGTGGGGCTGGAAATCGTTGCCCGGACATTCCAGCCGCTGGTAGGCAAAACCGCGGATCACAACTTCCGCGAGACCGCCTCGTTCATGGCCATGGTATCTCGCAGTGCCGAAAGCAGGCCGCGGGCGCTGCAGCAGCTTACGGCGCAATTGACCAAGATCTCGGACGAGGATCGCGACGAATTCGCTGACATCGCCAACCAATTGACACTCACGGCCGTGGAACGCAACGGCGACACAGAGCGGGCCATGGCGACGCCGAATAGTCAACGCAAGACCGTCATGAAGCCCACCACCTCCGGTGGGCGATAGATTGGCGTGGCGGTTCTATGCGTCAGGTGGTGTAGTCGGCATTGAGTCTGACATATTCGGCGGTCAGGTCGGTCGTCCAAAATCGGGTCTGGGCCGTCCCTTCGCCAAAGGTCAATTGCACAAGTGTGTCGCGGTTTTCGCGAATCGAACGCGACACGGCCGCGCGATCGAACTCG includes:
- a CDS encoding bifunctional ornithine acetyltransferase/N-acetylglutamate synthase, with amino-acid sequence EFDRAAVSRSIRENRDTLVQLTFGEGTAQTRFWTTDLTAEYVRLNADYTT